The segment TGATCAATGAGTCTTCGATCCGAGATCTTACCGAGGATTTTACGGAGAAGCCCAGCTTCATAAACTTCATAATAGACATACTCGCCAATTCGCACATGGCGGTTATCAGACGTAATGAAAACATACTGATTGCCGTTTTCACCCGGTCCCTTTACCGTACCGACAACGCTGATTGGATTGGCAGTTCCAGGCTCTAAATTCATAAGATCCAAGGCGAATTATCGTGGAATAGAGAGGCAGTGCAAGCTTCGTTCAAGTGTACTATGTCTAAGAAAAAAAGGTGTGAAATCCTTTGAATTGCTTTATAGAGCGCAACTTCACATCGTCTTCATGTGGAAATGCATAAATTTTTGAGAATTTAGTCAATCAAGAACAGCAATCGAGGGAAATTACGGATACTTTCAAAGCGTTAAGACGCTAATCTGAAAGCGATGGTCTAACGAAATGCAAGATAGGTAAAATCTTACCTAGTTTATTTTTCGTATACAGAGCCATGCGCTTCCCGTAACGGATTCCGAAAGAGATTTGTGATGGGAGATTCCTGAAAAAGTAATGCAACGATAGGCATGTAGCAGGATGCAAGCAAAAGTTTCGCGATCGAGACCGACAGAATCTCAGGAAGTTGTGGGGCGAGTCATGGATGTTGTCAACACTACAAGAGAAGAAGCCCTTCGGATCGAAACTGATCGACTAACTTCTTTGTCTACCCATCCGGTTGAAACTGTGCCGCATTCCAGCCCTCTCGTTTCTAGTTTGGCAAGTGTCGGACGCAAGATTACTACAGCTCTCGCTCACGCCACTCAGAGCGAAACAGTTCTTGTGGAAATTGCAGCGTTGCTAGGAGAAGCTTATGGGGTTCAAGCTTGTATCATTTCAAATCAGGGTGAACCTTATTCCAAGTCATTGACTGCTTGGTTTGCCAAGACGCACCTTAGCGCCAACCAACAGGGCGAAATTCTGGCAAACTATGGCATGATTCAGGCTGCGACGCTGGAACGTTCCAGCTTATTTGTCTCCGATTTGAACCTTAGCGAAATTAACAGCATATCGAAAGCGCTGCCAATTCGAGGCGTACTCAGCTTACCAACTCAATTTCAGGGACACATCAACGGTGTGATCAGCTTGCTGACAGCACAGGCGCATCGCTGGTCAGACTTGGAAATCGAAACGTTGACTCAAGTTGTTGATCACATTGCGATTGCACTCACCCAACTCACCCTTCAGCGCAAAGTCGCAAAACAGTCGCAATCGCAAGCGCTATTGCGAGAAGTCTCGATCGCGATTCAGAACTCAGTCGATGTGCCTCAAATCCAAGTCATGGTACTAGAGGGACTAGCTCGTACCCTTGAAATCGATCGAGCCTTTGTCCTGCGCACCAAGTTTTGGGATCCACGGCATAGCTTGCGGGCAAAGAGCGATCGAGTTCCGAAAGCGCGCGTGATGATTGACAGCGAGTGGAACCGTGACCCAATTGAGGTCGATGAGTCAGAAACGCCGCTCAGCCAGTCTTTCTGGATTACAGACTGCGCGGTTTGCCAGAGTGCATTTCTGAGTCCAGCTAAATTCTTTGCCTTCAGCAATTCAGGTAAGTTTCCCAGTAACCTAGAAACTGCGCCAATTTTTGATGCTGAGAAAATGCCTGCACTGTTACTAGTTCCTTTAGAAAGCAAGAATCGCCTGTTAGGATTTATCGCTCTTCAACAAAAAGAACCCCGCGCCTGGCAACCCGAAGAAGTCGAACTCGTCGAACTTGTCAGCGCTCAAATCAGCACTGCAATTATTCAAACCGAAACGCTGCGACAAGTTGAATCTCTTGTTGAGGAAAGAACAGCGCAACTTCAGCAAAGTCTAGAACTGCAAGCCAAACTCTACGAGATCACCCGCAAACAAATCGAGAAACTGCGGGAAATGAATCAGCGAATGGATGAGTTTCTCAGCACACTTAGCCATGAACTGCGCACGCCGCTCACAAGCATGATGTTAGCCATTCGGATGTTGCAGCAAGCAAATCTTTCTCCTGATCGCCGTCAGCAATATCTCAACATCTTGGAGCAGCAATGTGCTCAAGAAACGAATCTGATTAACGATCTACTTGCCCTTCAAGAGTTAGAAACGAAACAAGTTGCGTTCCAGCTTCAACAAGTGGATGTGAAGGAATTGATGGCTGACTTATCGAATTCCTTTAACCAGCGGTGGTCATCGAAGGGCTTAACGCTCGAACTTGAACTTCCAAAACGCTTGCCCCTTCTCAATACTGATTTAACTAGCTTCAATCGAATCTTGCTAGAACTGCTAACTAATGCGGGTAAATATGCTGATCCGAATAGCATGGTTTACTTACAGGTGGTGCCTCAGCCTGGACAGCAAATGAAATTCTCAATCTCAAACATTGGATCAGCGATTTCCGAGGAAGAATTACCCCATATCTTTGATAAGTTCCGGCGTTGCCAAGGAATGACGCAAAATGCAGTTCCTGGAACTGGACTCGGTTTGGCACTGGTTAAAAGTTTAGTTCAGCATCTCAATGGCACGATCGAGGCAACGAGTACGGAGATGGAAGGAACTCAGTCTTACGAGACTTGCTTTACGATAACCTTACCGCAGAACTTGGAAATCGTAGAGGTTTGAGTCAGGAGAACTCCATCAGAAACTCAATTAGATCTGTGATGTCATTTAGGTTTTGACTTTGCCTAACTGATAGAAAAACTGAAATTGTGTGTTGATCTGAGCCAATATGTAGAGGCGATTCAATCCTAATGATCTCGCTCTTGGTTCAAAATTTGAGCGGTTGTAGGAAGAAGCCAGCAATTTTCGATCGCTCCGTACGGCTACGTTTCTCGACGGGTATGCTAAGTTTGGCACTCCGCAAGAAATGCAATGAATGACGAACCAAGAGGGATTTTGTCAAGATTTCTAGCAGTGTCGAATTTTCCCAATGATATTCGTGCAGGAATCTTCTGCTTCTGGAGCAGTTCTTCAACCCTCCAGCGCTATAATAATTTGAAGTTATGTTACAAACTACAGCCCCTAAACCTCTACGCTGGCAACGGCAACTCTCTTCTCCACTGGCTCGGCAGGTGGATATTTCTGTGTCGGCTGCCAAATTGACGTTTTATTTGTGGTGGGATCGTCAGATCGCAAGGCAGTCTGCTCATCACCGAAATCGCCGTGCTCAGTGGTTAGTCGGAACGCTGTTAGATTTAGGACCAACATTTATCAAAATTGGGCAATCGCTCTCGACTCGAGCTGATTTGCTGCCTTTGGAGTATGTCAAAGCATTGGGACAACTTCAAGATCGAGTCCCAGAATTTGATTCGAGCCAAGCGATCGCCATTATTGAATCTGAACTAGGCTATCCGCTGCATGTCTTGTATCGAGAATTTGATTCGACTCCGATCGCAGCTGCTAGCTTAGGACAGGTGCATCGTGCTCGGCTGCATACGGGCGAGGAAGTTGTGGTGAAAGTACAACGTCCGGGGTTAGAGCAACTCTTTGCGATGGATTTTCAGATTGTAGGTCGGCTCGTGCGTTGGATTGATCGCATTGTTCCAACCGCAAGACACTACGATATTTTGGCGATTCATGAGGAATTTTCTGAGATTTTGAATCGTGAGATTGATTATGTGCAAGAAGCGATGAATGCCGATCGCTTTCGACATAATTTTGCTGATCACGATCTCATTGTCGTTCCGAAAATTTATCCTAAGTACACGACGAAGCGTGTGCTGACGATGGAATATGTGCCAGGAATCAAGGTCAACGATCGGCAAGGGTTACTTGCGATCGGGATTGATCCTCGTGAGATTAATCATTTAGGAATTTGTTCGTATCTCAAGCAACTGCTCCAAGATGGCTTTTTTCAAGCTGATCCCCATCCTGGAAATATGGCAGTGAGCCACGATGGAAAGCTAATCTTTTACGATTTTGGCATGATGGCAGAAGTGCAGCCGATCAACCGCAATCAGATGGTTCAGACTTTCTTTGCAGTATTGAAGAAAGATACCGATCAAGTCGTGCAAACGCTGGTGGATATGGGTTTGGTTGAGCCGATGGCAGACATGACCCCCGTGAAGCGAATTGTGGGCGTGTTGGTTGAACGATTTGCGGATAAGCCTGTTGAGATTCAAGCCTTTAAGAGCGTTAGAAATGAACTCTATGCTGTGTTTGAGCAGCAACCGTTCCGATTGCCTGCGCGGATGACTTTTATTATTAAAGCCTTGACGACGTTGGACGGAGTTGCGCGCGATCTTGACCCGAACTATAACTTGTTAGCGGCAGCGAAACCATTTGTGAAGAGTTTGGCGACAATTCCTGCGAAGCAAGGTGGGCTGGGAGAATTGGCGCGGCAGGCGAAGGGATATTTGGCGTATCGCATGACGAAGCCGAATCCCACTCAGACTGCGATCGAGCGATTAGAAGCCCGCTTAGAGCAAGGAGAATTACAAATTCAGGTGCGCTCGATCGAGCAAGAACGCGCCTTGAAAAAGCTCAATCTTTCGCTGAGAGCGTTGCTTTACGCCTGTATTTCAGGATTCGCAGCACTAACTGGAGCGATTTTGCTCGTCGGGAAAGTGAGCGGTTCAATGTTTGCTTTTGCGATCGCAGCAATTGCAGGCTTATTTTTAGTCAAAGCATTGATTGGGTTGAAAATGCGTGACCGTATCGATCGCATGATTGATAATTAAATCGAGCAGAAACCGCGCAAAAGGTGTAGAAAGGATAGAATCACTTTCTAAATGATGCGCGATCGGCTATGAAATTTTCCGCTCTTACAGGTTTTTGGCGGTTTTGGGCAGTGGCAATGGCAGCATTTTGCCTGATATTGGGCATTACGGCTTGCAATCCGCAGGGCTACAAAACACAAGCAGCAAAAGTTCCTCAGCTTGTCGATACGACCCTGAGCGATCCCAAATCATTTAACTATGCGTTGATTAACGAAGATCCAAATGTCGCGGGATTCTTGTATGTGGGATTAATCACAGAAAACGCATTGACCAATGAGCT is part of the Leptolyngbya boryana PCC 6306 genome and harbors:
- a CDS encoding sensor histidine kinase; this translates as MQAKVSRSRPTESQEVVGRVMDVVNTTREEALRIETDRLTSLSTHPVETVPHSSPLVSSLASVGRKITTALAHATQSETVLVEIAALLGEAYGVQACIISNQGEPYSKSLTAWFAKTHLSANQQGEILANYGMIQAATLERSSLFVSDLNLSEINSISKALPIRGVLSLPTQFQGHINGVISLLTAQAHRWSDLEIETLTQVVDHIAIALTQLTLQRKVAKQSQSQALLREVSIAIQNSVDVPQIQVMVLEGLARTLEIDRAFVLRTKFWDPRHSLRAKSDRVPKARVMIDSEWNRDPIEVDESETPLSQSFWITDCAVCQSAFLSPAKFFAFSNSGKFPSNLETAPIFDAEKMPALLLVPLESKNRLLGFIALQQKEPRAWQPEEVELVELVSAQISTAIIQTETLRQVESLVEERTAQLQQSLELQAKLYEITRKQIEKLREMNQRMDEFLSTLSHELRTPLTSMMLAIRMLQQANLSPDRRQQYLNILEQQCAQETNLINDLLALQELETKQVAFQLQQVDVKELMADLSNSFNQRWSSKGLTLELELPKRLPLLNTDLTSFNRILLELLTNAGKYADPNSMVYLQVVPQPGQQMKFSISNIGSAISEEELPHIFDKFRRCQGMTQNAVPGTGLGLALVKSLVQHLNGTIEATSTEMEGTQSYETCFTITLPQNLEIVEV
- a CDS encoding ABC1 kinase family protein; its protein translation is MLQTTAPKPLRWQRQLSSPLARQVDISVSAAKLTFYLWWDRQIARQSAHHRNRRAQWLVGTLLDLGPTFIKIGQSLSTRADLLPLEYVKALGQLQDRVPEFDSSQAIAIIESELGYPLHVLYREFDSTPIAAASLGQVHRARLHTGEEVVVKVQRPGLEQLFAMDFQIVGRLVRWIDRIVPTARHYDILAIHEEFSEILNREIDYVQEAMNADRFRHNFADHDLIVVPKIYPKYTTKRVLTMEYVPGIKVNDRQGLLAIGIDPREINHLGICSYLKQLLQDGFFQADPHPGNMAVSHDGKLIFYDFGMMAEVQPINRNQMVQTFFAVLKKDTDQVVQTLVDMGLVEPMADMTPVKRIVGVLVERFADKPVEIQAFKSVRNELYAVFEQQPFRLPARMTFIIKALTTLDGVARDLDPNYNLLAAAKPFVKSLATIPAKQGGLGELARQAKGYLAYRMTKPNPTQTAIERLEARLEQGELQIQVRSIEQERALKKLNLSLRALLYACISGFAALTGAILLVGKVSGSMFAFAIAAIAGLFLVKALIGLKMRDRIDRMIDN